A window of Ranitomeya variabilis isolate aRanVar5 chromosome 2, aRanVar5.hap1, whole genome shotgun sequence contains these coding sequences:
- the LOC143804846 gene encoding BTB/POZ domain-containing protein KCTD12-like — MAFPENTSCIKQTDENTKFPDIIELNVGGQVYITHYLTLVTIPGSRLWEMFSQKTVQALARDSKGRFFLDRDGFLFRYVLDYLRDQQLVLPDHFPEKMRLRREAEYFKLQELVKILVQKVNNQNSIGNKTFQNGSEEQSPNVEVTRNLAFVNEHALIAGNQSTLPDLERSGFITIGYCGSYTLSHTDSKFRRVARVMVCGKTSLAKEVFGETLNESRDPDLPLERYTSRYYLKCDFLEQVFDRLADSGFHMVGCNSTGTCTNAHDQADDKMWTSYNEYIFYRE; from the coding sequence ATGGCTTTTCCAGAAAATACAAGTTGTATAAAGCAAACAGATGAAAATACTAAATTTCCCGACATAATAGAATTAAATGTTGGCGGACAAGTCTATATAACACATTACCTTACTTTAGTTACCATTCCTGGATCGCGCCTATGGGAAATGTTCTCACAGAAGACTGTCCAGGCCTTAGCCAGAGATAGCAAAGGTCGCTTCTTCTTGGATCGCGATGGATTCCTTTTCCGATATGTGTTAGACTATTTGAGAGACCAACAGTTGGTTCTTCCTGATCATTTTCCTGAAAAAATGCGACTTCGGAGAGAAGCTGAATACTTTAAACTTCAAGAGTTAGTAAAAATCCTTGTACAAAAAGTAAACAACCAGAACTCCATCGGTAATAAAACGTTTCAAAATGGTTCTGAAGAACAGTCGCCTAATGTTGAAGTTACCAGGAATCTGGCATTTGTTAATGAACATGCATTAATTGCAGGGAATCAGTCAACACTTCCAGATCTGGAGCGGTCTGGTTTTATCACCATTGGCTACTGTGGCTCCTATACATTGAGTCACACAGATTCCAAATTCAGGAGAGTGGCAAGAGTTATGGTTTGTGGTAAGACCTCGCTGGCTAAAGAAGTTTTTGGTGAAACACTCAATGAAAGTAGAGATCCAGATCTACCTCTTGAAAGATATACCTCAAGGTATTACCTGAAATGTGACTTTTTGGAACAAGTATTTGACAGATTGGCGGATTCTGGGTTTCATATGGTGGGCTGTAACTCAACTGGAACATGTACCAATGCTCATGATCAAGCAGACGACAAGATGTGGACATCCTATAATGAGTACATTTTCTACCGTGAGTGA